One region of Gigantopelta aegis isolate Gae_Host chromosome 7, Gae_host_genome, whole genome shotgun sequence genomic DNA includes:
- the LOC121376867 gene encoding protein cueball-like isoform X2 gives MESAEKFRVSRLSKTTTILETCHRPSYFRTYYNHGRGGQKSYCREMDDCTLICRNNGCLRDGRCECVCDHYWTGQTCEVCSLTCVHGYVDNETCTCVCEGNWAFDQCDFCNQWCYNDGTINKDYCRCDCRPNFYGSQCDTVPDYWFGTEDEAGGLGLGTIVVIVVASLVTVSTAVPLVVYFRNKRNTKDERSEPNRRAKRQADNPSFSV, from the exons ATGGAATCAGCCGAGAAGTTCCGAGTGTCGCGACTTTCAAAAACGACTACAATTTTAGAGACTTGCCATCGACCAAGCTACTTTAGAACTTATTACAATCATGGCCGCGGTGGCCAAAAAAGCTACTGTCGAGAAATGG ATGACTGCACCTTGATTTGTAGAAATAATGGCTGTCTTCGTGATGGTAGGTGCGAGTGTGTCTGTGACCACTATTGGACTGGACAAACATGTG AAGTATGCAGCTTAACATGTGTACATGGCTATGTGGACAATGAAACTTGCACATGCGTTTGTGAGGGCAACTGGGCTTTTGATCAATGTG ATTTTTGCAATCAGTGGTGTTACAATGATGGCACGATTAACAAGGATTATTGCAGGTGTGACTGTCGTCCGAACTTTTATGGATCTCAGTGCGATACCG TACCGGATTACTGGTTTGGAACAGAGGATGAGGCTGGTGGTTTAGGTTTGGGTACTATAGTGGTGATTGTTGTGGCTTCATTGGTCACCGTCTCGACCGCTGTGCCTTTGGTCGTGTACTTCAG gaaCAAACGGAATACAAAAGATGAGAGGTCAGAACCTAACAGAAGAGCCAAACGCCAAGCTGATAACCCTTCCTTCTCGGTTTAG
- the LOC121378095 gene encoding zinc finger protein 862-like codes for MRCVVCTQFEKEIRCSRDFTDVWIRGSTNMRLSNARDHSSTNYHKHAYKLYVKDMNARGECVEHLHNVFEPDPQQQTLGDSFCSMTKVQELQQIKKFEIAYFIAKKELPFSVYEDLIKLETYHGVDIGDQAYTNRKQCAEFVDIHGQFIASKLHDDLSKAKFYSVLTDGSTDKSVTEKEVVYVLYFDPYSKNDEIEVKLSFLYLKDVKKGDAPGILGAIEESFHSLGIMPSELYSKLIGFGADGASVNSGNKSGVKALLEQKAPWLIYTWCVAHKLELALKDALNTTVFQKVDNMLLRLYYLYHKSPKKLQELKTLHNLVKDTFEFEEGSLKPKRACGTRWISFKLSALRMVLDKYGVYMQHLQHLAGDKKCKDHKKICGYLCEWNSSRMLLYVAFFIDVLNPAAILSKAFQEDVIDSVGVLHNIKCSEESLDQLLTRSFEDLPAVKFLFGKLQKTDSVYTYQGIEFTKTSFLKATEDVKSAKNTIINAVHCAMDSRLKGASSIQLNNVATILNTEHWKSNVDVAGVDFTDVNVTELIENFQPVLLKQGFSPDASPQNILEEWHDMVRYTLDFLQPHKSCYKKTWKILFNCSKSTKWKNILTFIELLFSVPVCNAKLERMFSRLKRTKSHSRCSLGEDRLTNILRIVEEGPPLGSFDVSPVVHLWNQVKRRRPNQKKRQMYKKRPPKVKYQKLETERKEISGSDSESGDTSESFSDNENVFCLSDSSDSSTFEGFLPTDI; via the coding sequence ATGAGGTGTGTCGTCTGCACACAGTTTGAGAAAGAGATACGGTGTAGTAGAGATTTCACTGACGTTTGGATAAGAGGGTCTACAAACATGCGCTTATCAAATGCTAGAGACCATTCTTCAACAAACTACCATAAACATGCATACAAACTTTACGTCAAGGACATGAACGCTAGGGGTGAATGTGTTGAACATCTTCACAATGTATTTGAACCagacccccaacaacaaacgcTTGGTGACAGCTTTTGTAGTATGACTAAAGTACAAGAacttcaacaaataaaaaaatttgaaatagcATATTTTATTGCCAAAAAAGAGCTCCCATTCTCTGTGTATGAAGATTTGATTAAACTGGAAACTTACCATGGTGTAGATATAGGTGATCAAGCTTACACTAACCGTAAACAATGTGCAGAATTTGTGGACATTCATGGACAGTTTATAGCATCAAAGCTGCATGATGATCTTTCAAAAGCCAAATTCTATAGTGTTTTAACAGATGGGAGCACAGACAAGTCTGTTACAGAAAAGGAAGTTGTATATGTACTGTATTTTGATCCTTATTCTAAAAATGATGAAATTGAAGTGAAGCTTTCATTTCTTTACCTAAAAGATGTCAAAAAGGGAGATGCACCTGGAATACTTGGTGCAATTGAGGAGAGTTTTCACTCACTGGGTATCATGCCAAGTGAACTTTATTCAAAGCTTATTGGTTTTGGTGCTGATGGTGCATCAGTCAACAGTGGTAATAAAAGTGGAGTAAAAGCACTTCTGGAACAAAAAGCACCATGGCTAATATATACATGGTGTGTGGCTCACAAATTAGAATTGGCCCTGAAAGATGCCTTAAATACTACCGTATTTCAAAAGGTGGACAATATGCTGCTGAGGTTGTATTACCTTTACCATAAATCTCCCAAAAAACTACAGGAACTGAAAACTTTGCACAATTTAGTCAAAGATACATTTGAATTTGAAGAGGGCTCTCTGAAACCAAAACGTGCTTGTGGTACAAGGTGGATTTCTTTCAAGTTGTCAGCACTGCGGATGGTCCTGGATAAATATGGTGTTTACATGCAACATCTACAGCACTTAGCTGGTGACAAAAAATGTAAAGATCATAAAAAGATATGTGGTTATCTGTGTGAGTGGAATTCTAGTCGCATGCTTTTGTATGTTGCATTCTTTATTGATGTCCTGAACCCAGCAGCTATATTGTCCAAAGCATTTCAAGAAGATGTTATTGACAGTGTTGGAGTTCTACATAATATCAAGTGTTCTGAAGAATCTCTTGATCAATTGTTAACTAGGTCTTTTGAGGATCTTCCTGCTGTTAAATTTCTGTTTGGAAAGTTACAAAAGACTGATTCAGTGTACACTTATCAGGGGATAGAATTCACTAAAACAAGTTTTCTGAAGGCCACTGAAGATGTAAAATCAGCAAAGAATACCATTATAAATGCTGTACACTGTGCCATGGATTCCAGACTAAAGGGTGCCAGCAGTATACAGCTGAATAATGTTGCCACTATATTAAACACTGAACACTGGAAATCAAATGTTGATGTGGCAGGTGTAGACTTTACGGATGTCAATGTTACTGAACTGATAGAGAACTTTCAGCCTGTATTGCTGAAACAAGGATTTTCTCCAGATGCCTCTCCTCAAAATATTCTAGAGGAATGGCACGACATGGTCAGGTACACACTGGACTTTTTACAGCCACATAAAAGTTGTTACAAAAAAACCTGGAAAATTTTGTTTAACTGCTCTAAGTCCACTAAGTGGAAGaatatactgactttcattgaacttttgttttctgtacCAGTTTGTAATGCAAAACTTGAGAGAATGTTTTCTCGCTTAAAAAGAACAAAGAGTCATAGCAGGTGTTCTTTAGGTGAGGACAGGTTAACAAATATCCTACGAATTGTTGAGGAAGGTCCCCCACTGGGATCATTTGATGTAAGCCCTGTAGTTCATCTGTGGAACCAGGTGAAAAGGAGGAGACCAAATCAGAAGAAAAGGCAAATGTACAAAAAGAGACCCCCAAAAGTAAAATACCAGAAACTAGAAACTGAAAGAAAGGAGATTAGTGGATCTGATTCGGAGTCTGGTGACACAAGTGAAAGTTTTAGTGATAATGAAAATGTATTCTGTTTATCTGACAGTAGTGACAGTTCAACATTTGAAGGTTTCCTGCCTACGGATATATAA